GCGCCGCATCGACGAGCGCTACAACGCCCTCTACGCCGGCGTGCGGCGCCTCGTTGCCGAAGGCGGCGATCCCGGCAGCGATGAGGCGCAGGCCCTGGCCCGGGAGTCGATCGCCCTGATCGAGGAGTTCACGGGTGGCGATCCCGAGATCGCTGCGGGACTACAGCGGTGGTGGGAGACCTACCACAGCCTGCCGGCGGATCAGCGCCCCTTCGCGGACCCGCTGACCCCCGAGGAGCAGGAGTTCCTGGAGCGCGCCAAGGCGATCTACCGGGAGCGCCAGCAGGGCTAGTCCCTGCTGATCCCCGGCTCAGGGCATAAAGAAACCGCCTGGGACAGTGTCCCAGGCGGTTTCGTATTGTGGTAGCGGGGGCGGGATTCGAACCCGCGACCTTTGGGTTATGAGCCCAACGAGCTGCCACTGCTCCACCCCGCGCTGCAGGAAGTGGACGAACGAGATCCCGCGGTGCGGCCCCCGGCTGCGGAGGTCGGGCGTGCGCGCAGCGGCCTCGCCTCCCACGCGGTCGCCCGCGCAGTACTCTCCGGCGCTGGCGCCGGGCACGACCCGGTTCGGGATGGGACGGGGTGGAATCGGCGCCGCTCTCGGCCACGCGCACACCCGACCCCCCCAGCCACGACCGCTCACCGCGCGGTCCCGTTCTCGGTCCAAGCACCTGCTCGGCGATGCCCTCTGGGTCATGCCGGTGTCCACCCGCGGCGGACCACGAACCCAGAGCGGGATCCACCCTCGACCATGAGCACGGCTTCGCTCCGGTCCGTTACCGGCCGTCCACGTGCCGCCTCGCAACCGGGTGGTCTACCCGGGGTCTTACCCCCTTCCGGGGTGAGAAGGCTCATCTTGGGGCGGGCTTCCCACTTAGATGCTGTCAGCGGTTATCCCTGCCGCACGTGGCTACCCAGCAATGCCGGTTGCCCGACAACTGGCACACCAGCGGTGCGTCCAGCCCGGTCCTCTCGTACTAGGGCCAGCCCCCCGCAACCTTCTGACGCCCACGGCGGATAGAGACCGAACTGTCTCACGACGTTCTGAACCCAGCTCGCGTACCGCTTTCATGGGCGAACAGCCCAACCCTTGGGACCTCCTCCGGCCCCAGGATGCGACGAGCCGACATCGAGGTGCCAAACCGTGCCGTCGATGTGAACTCTTGGGCACGATCAGCCTGTTATCCCCGGGGTAGCTTTTATCCGTTAAGCCACGGCCCTACCACACGGTACCGTGGGATCACTACGTCCGCCTTTCGGCCCTGCTCGGCGGGTCAGCCTCGCAGTCAAGCACCCTTGCTGCCGTTGCACGCTCCGGCCGATTGCCATCCGGCCTGAGGGTACCTTTGAACGCCTCCGTTACCCTTTAGGAGGCGACCGCCCCAGTCAAACTCCCCACCAGCCACGGTCCCCCGCCCGGCTCACGGGTCGGGGTGAGTGCGTCGACCAGACCAGAGTGGTATTTCACCGTCGGCTCCCCCGAACCTGGCGGCCCGGGTTCTCCGCCTCCCACCTATCCTACACAAGCCTGGCCCACACACAATGGCAAGCTGGAGTAAAGCTCCACGGGGTCTTTTTGTCCTGCCGTGGGTCACCCGCATCTGCACGGGTCCTGCAATTTCACCGGGTCCCTCGTTGAGACAGCGCCCAGGTCGTTATGCCTTTCGTGCGGGTCGGAACTTACCCGACAAGGAATTTCGCTACCTTAGGACCGTTATAGTTACGGCCGCCGTTTACCGGGGCTTCCGTTCGGGGCTCGCACCCCTCCCGTTAACCTTCCGGCACTGGGCAGGCATCAGCCCCTATACGTCGGCTTTCGCCTTCGCAGAGACCTGTGTTTTTGGTAAACAGTCGCCTGGGCCGGTTCCCTGCGGCCCCCTCAGGCTCCGGACCGCGCAGGTCCTTCACCCTACACGGGGCGCCCCTTCTCCCGAAGTTACGGGGCCAGTTTGCCGAGTTCCTTAACGAGGGTTCTCCCGTCCACCTCGGTATGCTCTACCTGCCGACCTGTGTCGGTTTGCGGTACGGGCACGGTGCCACTGGCTAGAGGCTTTTCTCGGCAGTTCGGGCTCAACCCACTCGACGCACAACGCGCCTGACCATCACGCCTCAGGTCTAGCCCGGGGGATTTGCCTCCCAGGCCACCCTACACGCTTGGACGCGGGTTTCCCCACGCTGGGCCTACCCCCCTGCGTCCCCCCTTCGCTCATCACGTGACACCGTGGTACGGGAATGTTGACCCGTTGTCCATCGCCTACGGCTCTCGCCCTCGGCTTAGGCCCGACTCACCCGCAGCTGACAAGCATGGCTGCGGAACCCTGCGGCATTCGGTGGGGCGGATTCGCACCGCCCTCGCGCTACTCATACCGGCATTCTCACTCGTCGCCGCTCCAGCAGACCTCCCGGCCTACCTTCACCGCCGACGACGACGCTCCCCTACCGTCCGTCCACACGACGAACCCGCGGCTTCGGTGGTGGGCTTAGCCCCGGTGGATTGTCGGCGCCCGGGCACACTCGACCAGTGAGCTGTTACGCACTCTTTCAAGGATGGCTGCTTCTAAGCCAACCTCCTGGTTGTCTCCGCGCCCGCACTTCCTTGCCCACTGAGCCCACACTTGGGGACCTTAGCCGGCGGTCTGGGCTGTTCCCCTCTCGACGACGAAGCTTAGCCCCCGCCGTCTCACTCCCGCGAGTTCGCGCCACCGGCATTCGGAGTTTGGTTCGGGTTGGTAGGCGGTGAGCCCCCGCGCCGATCCAGTGCTCTACCTCCGATGGCCACCTCGCGAGGCTGGCCCAAAAACCATTTCGGGGAGAACCAGCTATCTCCCGGTTCGCTTGGCATGTCACCCCTACCCACAGCTCATCCGCGCCTTTTGCAACAGACGTCGGTGCGGCCCTCCACGCGCTCTTACCCGCGCTTCAGCCTGGCCATGGGTAGCTCACCGGGTTTCGGGTCGACCGCCCGCGACTCTCCGCGCCCTCTTCAGACTCGCTTTCGCTCCGGCTCCGGGTGTCCCTCCCTTAGCCTGGCCACGAACGGTCACTCGCCGGTTCATTCTCCAATAGGCACGCCATCAGGGAGCTCACGCCCCCCTCTGACCGTCTGGAGGCACACGGTTTCAGGCTCTCTTTCACTCCCCTCACCGGGGTGCTTTTCACCTGTCCCTCACGGTACTCGTCCACTATCGGTCGCGTGGGGTATTTAGCCTTGGGTGGTGGGCCACCCCGCTTCCCACGGGATTCCACGTGCCCCGCGGTACTCACGCACCCGGGCGGAGCCAGCCCCCCGTCGCCTACCGGGCTCTCACCGTCTCCGGCCGCCCCTTCCAGCAGCGTTCGGCTAAGGGACTGGTTGCTCACTCCGTGGCGGGTCTGCCGCCCCGCCCCCCGGGCCGTCCTACCCCCGACCAGCATCGGCGGCAGCCTGTACCACCGGCCGGGTTTGGGCTCCTCCCGGTTCGCTCGCCGCTACTACGGGAATGCTCTCTGCTCCTCGGGGTACTGAGATGTTTCAGTTCCCCCGGTACCCCCCCGCCGCCTATGCGTTCAGCGACGGGTGTCCCGGCATCACCCGGGACGGGTTGCCCCATTCGGACACCCTCGGATCACTGCCTGCCCGCGGCTCCCCGAGGCGTTTCGCCGCCTGGCCACGTCCTTCATCGGCCCCACGCGCCGAGGCATCCACCATGTGCCCTACTCGTGGATCTCCCCTCTGCATCCGCTCCATGCCCGCCACTCCCGGCGGACACCAGCACGACGCAAAGGCCATCAACCCACGCAGATGCTCGGACCTCTCCACTCCCTTGTTAAGGTGCCACGAACCGATGCGACTGCATCGGTCGCGACTGCTGGCGAGGCGCACCTCGCCAACTGAAGTGTAGTTCGTACGAGTCGAGCGACTCCGTCAGGTTAACGACCGGGCATCCGTCGTGCGGCTTGTCCAGGGGGTTGTCTGCCCTCCGCCGCAACTCCGCGGCCTCCACAGGCAGGGCCCTTCCTGCGCCACCACGCCGGTCGGGTGCGCTCTACGCCCACCCGGCGCCCCGGCCGGTTGACCTGGGATGGACGAGCCTGCGCTCGCCCCACTCCCTAGAAAGGAGGTGATCCAGCCGCAGCTTCCGCTACGGCTACCTTGTTACGACTTCGTCCCAATCACCAGCCCCACCCTCGACGGCTGCCTCCCGTATCGGGTTGGCCCACCGGCTTCAGGTGTTGCCGGCTTTCGTGACGTGACGGGCGGTGTGTACAAGGCCCGGGAACATATTCACCGCAGTATGGCTGACCTGCGGTTACTAGCAACTCCGCCTTCATGGGGGCGAGTTGCAGCCCCCAATCCGAACTGAGACCGGGTTTGAGGGATTGGCTCCGCGTTGCCGCTTGGCCGCCCGCTGTCCCGGCCATTGTAGCGTGTGTGTCGCCCAGGGCGTCAGGGCCATGCGGACTTGACGTCATCCCCCCCTTCCTCCGGGTTGTGCCCGGCAGTCTGGCTAGACACCACCGTAACTAGCCACGAGGGTTGCGCTCGTTGCGGGACTTAACCCAACATCTCACGACACGAGCTGACGACAGCCATGCAGCACCTGTCTCCCGGCTCCCCGAAGGGCACCCCCCGGTTTCCCAGGGGTTCCGGGGATGTCAAGCCCTGGTAAGGTTCTGCGCGTTGCGTCGAATTAAACCACACGCTCCGCTGCTTGTGCGGGCCCCCGTCAATTCCTTTGAGTTTTAGCCTTGCGGCCGTACTCCCCAGGCGGTGGACTTACTGCGTTAGCGCCGGCACGGAAGGGGTCAACACCTCCCACACCTAGTCCACAGCGTTTACTGCGCGGACTACCGGGGTATCTAATCCCGTTCGCTCCCCGCGCCTTCGCGCCTCAGCGTCAGGTCAGGGCCAGCTGGCCGCCTTCGCCACCGGTGTTCCTCCCGATCTCTACGCATTTCACCGCTACACCGGGAATTCCACCAGCCTCTCCCTGCCTCTAGCCACCCCGTCTCGCACGACCCTCCCCGGTTGAGCCGGGGGCTTTCACGTGCGACGCGGGCAGCCGCCTACGCGCCCTTTACGCCCAGTAACTCCGGACAACGCTCGCACCCTACGTCTTACCGCGGCTGCTGGCACGTAGTTAGCCGGTGCTTCTTCCGGGGGTACCGTCACTGCCTTCGTCCCCCCGAAAAGGAGTTTACACCCCGAAGGGCGTCATCCTCCACGCGGCGTCGCTCCGTCAGGCTTGCGCCCATTGCGGAAAATTCCTTGCTGCTGCCTCCCGTAGGAGTCGGGGCCGTGTCTCAGTCCCCGTGTGGCTGATCGTCCTCTCAGACCAGCTACCCGTCATCGCCACGGTAGGCCATTACCCCACCGTCTAGCTGATAGGCCGCAGGCCCCTCCCGGCACGGCTTCCGCCTTTGCTCGATCAGGTCACCCCCAACCGAGCCCATGGGGTATTAGCCACGGTTTCCCGCGGTTATCCCCCGCGCCGGGGCAGGTTACCCACGTGTTCCTCACCCGTCCGCCACGGTCGACCGCCAAAGCGGCTCCCGTACGACTTGCATGCATTAGGCACGCCGCCAGCGTTGTTCCTGAGCCAGGATCAAACTCTCCATCAAGATACGATCCCCATCATGGGGTTTCGTTTCCTTGATTCGCGATACCGGGGAGCACTCCGCCGCCTCGCAGCGACGGCCTCCATCGGAATCGCCGGAGTGCTCGCTGTACGAACTACACTTCAGTTGTCAAGGTGCATGCGGGCGTGAAAAACCCGCCGGCTGGCGGGCGGCACAGGATCCTCGCGCTGGTCGCGTCTCGGCTCCCTTTACGTGCCACACCTCCCGCACTCGCCTGATGAGTCTCCGGGCCGCGTTACCGCGTCCACCCAGAGCCTATGTATTATACTCATCGGAGTTGCCCTCGTCAAGGGCATTGCTCCTCCGGGGCTTGTGCCCCGCCGGCCTCGCGGCCGGGCTGGCTGCCCGCCAGCACGGGGAATATTACTCAGCCACTCCCGCAGCGTCAAGGGTGATCCACCACGATTTCCTGCCCAACCCCACCATCCCACCCGAACCACAGCCCCACGTACGAACGCACGGCACGACGATGCACGAGCACGCCGGCGCCGGCTACGCATCGCGGTAGAACCGCAGGTGGCGGATGCGCTCGGAGAAGATGTCGAAGCCCGACACATCGCCGCGGCCATCTCGGACGAAGACGATGTCGAAGAAGGCCCCGGCATTGAAGGCGTCATCCACGGTCGGATCGAGCACGAGATCCTCCATCCGCCGCCGCACGACCAGCCGCCCGTCGCGCACAACGAGGGTGTACCGGACGCGCAGGTCCGGAAAGACGTAGCTGCCCGCGTACGCAGCCAACGCCTCGACCGGAGGGGTGGTCGGTTCCACGACAGCGAAGACGGCCTCCCGGCCGTCCGCGGTGACCTCGCTGTAGCGCAGCACCCCATCTGGTCCCGGGCCGATGCGCGCTTCGCGGGGCGGCTGTCCGACGCGGAAGCGACCGCCGCCAAGCGGCGTCAGGTCGAGCTGCTCACCGAAGGCGCTACTGATGCGGAGCTGACCGTCTTCGAGGGTTATCGATCGGGTCAGCCCCGTGCGGACGTCGCGGTAGAGCCCGACCTCACGAAGTCGAGCAGTCCCTGACTGGTGTTACCCGCTTGCCGAGGTGCGACGAACAGGAAACGCCGCCCGGTGATCCCGGGCGGCGGTGTGGGAAGACGCGGCGGTAGCTACACCGCTCAGGTCTGCTCGGCTTCGGCAGCAGCGAGCTGATCGCGAAGCTGCTCGCGGAGTTGCTCGCGCAGCGCCGACTTGAGGAACTTGCCGGTCGAGGTGCGCGGGATCTCGGTGCCGAAGACGATGTAGTCCGGGAGCCACCACTTCGGGAACTGGTCAGCCAGGTGGGCCCGCAGTTCCTCCTCGGTCGCGGTCTGGCCCTCCTTGAGGACCACCACGGCCGCGGGCCGCTCCAGCCACTTCGGGTGCGGCACGGCCACGACAGCCGCCTCGGCCACAGCAGGGTGGGCCATCAGCGCGTTCTCCAGCGCCACCGAGCTAATCCACTCCCCGCCCGACTTGATCACGTCTTTCACCCGGTCGGTGATCTGGACGTAGCCCAGCGGGTCGATGGTCACGATGTCGCCGGTGCGGAACCAGCCGTCCTCGGTGAACTGGGTATCGCCCTCCGGATCGTTGTAGTAGGCGCGAGCGACCCACGGGCCACGGATCTCCAGCTCGCCCATGGTCTTTCCATCCCAGGGAACGAGGCCATGCTCCCCACGGGCGCGGATCTCGATCAGCGGCAGCGGACGGCCCTGCTTGGTCAGGTAGTAGTACTGCTCGTCCATCGGCGCGTCGAGTGCCTGGCTGGGAACGTAGGCCAGCGTCCCGACCGGGGTGGTTTCGGTCATGCCCCAGCCGTGGACGACGTGCAGGTTATGCCGTTCCCGGAAGCCGCGGATCATCCCCTCCGGCGCCGCCTGCCCACCGATGAGCATGGCCCGCATGCTGGAGAGGTCGTAGGCGCCGGGATTGCTGTCGAGCAACTGCAGCAGGCCCAACCAGATGGTCGGTACCCCGGCAGTGACCGTCACGCGCTCGGCCTGGAAGAGCTCAGCCAGGCTAACCGGGTCGAGGTGCGGACCGGGGAAGACCTGCTTGGCGCCGACCATGGTGCAGGTGAAGGGCAGGCCCCAGGCGTTGACATGGAACATCGGCACCACCGGCGTGACCACGTCCGTCTCGCGCAGGCTGATCGCGTCGGGGAAGAGGCAGCCGAAACAGTGCATCACGATTGCGCGGTGGGAGTAGACCACCCCCTTTGGCCGCCCCGTGGTGCCGGAGGTGTAGCACATGGCCGCTGCCTGGTTTTCGTCCAGGTTGGGCTCGCGGTACTCGCTCGGATCGGCCGATGCCAGCAGCTGCTCGTAGCCGATCGTCCCCTCATGCTCATTACCCTCGTTGGAGATGACGACAACGTGCTCGACGTTGAGCTGCGGGCGGATCTTCTGGAACAGCGGGAGCAGCGACTCGTCCACCAGGATGACGCGGTCCTCGGCGTGGTTGGCGACGTAGATCAAGTCCTGCGGGGGTAGCCGGAGGTTGAGGGTATGGAGCACGCCACCGAAGGCCGGGATGCCGAAGTACGCTTCGAGGTGCTGGTAGTGGTTCCAGGCCAGAGTGGCGACCCGATCACCCGGCTGGATGCCGAGCCGCTGCAGCGCCACCGCGAGTTGCTTGGCGCGCCGGATCATGTCGGCGTAGGTGTAGCGGTGGTAGCTCTTATCCGGCAGCCGGGAGACGATCTCCTTATCGCCGTACAGCGCTTCGGCCCGGCGCATGATGGCGGGCAGGACCAGAGGGTAGTTCATCATCAAGCCGTCCACGGTCATCCCTCCTTCTCAAGACCTACCCACGGGGACGAACTCGGGCGCTGCGCTTAGCCCGCGCGCGACGCCGCCGGCTGCGGGTAGCCGCCGGCCGCCAGAACGGCCGCTGCGACCTCACGCTGTACGCCGATGCGGTCGAACGGCTCTCGACGGGTTAGCCGCCGGGCGACCGACAGATACATGCTCAGGTCGTCTCCCTCGGCCACGCGCGGAAGCACGCCCGTCGCGGCTAGCAGCGCTTTGCCCAGCATCGCGTCGAGGTACAGGCGGGCCATGTCGCCCCAGAGAGGCAGCCCGGTCTTCCGGGCGCGAGCCACGCCCGACTCGGCGGCATAGGTGTCGATCAACAGGTCTCCGATGGTGAGCAGCACCTCCTGTTCCTCCTCGATCGCCGTGCCGAACTTCTGAACGGCCAGCCCGGCGATCATCAGCGCCAGCTTTTTGAGATTCGCGACCTGCGCCTCCTCTCGGGCCCACGGACCCTCCGGATCGTCGAAGTCCGGCTCCAGCAATTCCTCCTGGAGCCTTCCCGCCGCCTCCATCAGGGGCAGCTCACCCTTGAGCGCGCGGCGGAAGAGCATCTCGGGGATCAGCAGGCGGTTGATCTCGTTGGTCCCCTCGAAGATGCGCTGCACGCGCGAATCGCGGTAGGCACGCTCGATCGGAAAGTCCTGGAGGAAGCCGTAGCCGCCGTGAATCTGCACGCCCTCGTCGACGGCGTAGTCCATCGTCTCGGTGCCGAGCACCTTCAGGATCGAGCACTCGACGGCGTACTCCTGGATGCCGGCTAGGATGGCGTCGGTGCCGGTCTTGCCGGCGATGGCCTCGTCGATCAGGCCGACGGTGCGGTAGACGGCGCTCTCGGTGACGTAGGTGCGAGTGGCCATCTCGGCCAGCT
This genomic window from Sphaerobacter thermophilus DSM 20745 contains:
- a CDS encoding long-chain fatty acid--CoA ligase, which codes for MTVDGLMMNYPLVLPAIMRRAEALYGDKEIVSRLPDKSYHRYTYADMIRRAKQLAVALQRLGIQPGDRVATLAWNHYQHLEAYFGIPAFGGVLHTLNLRLPPQDLIYVANHAEDRVILVDESLLPLFQKIRPQLNVEHVVVISNEGNEHEGTIGYEQLLASADPSEYREPNLDENQAAAMCYTSGTTGRPKGVVYSHRAIVMHCFGCLFPDAISLRETDVVTPVVPMFHVNAWGLPFTCTMVGAKQVFPGPHLDPVSLAELFQAERVTVTAGVPTIWLGLLQLLDSNPGAYDLSSMRAMLIGGQAAPEGMIRGFRERHNLHVVHGWGMTETTPVGTLAYVPSQALDAPMDEQYYYLTKQGRPLPLIEIRARGEHGLVPWDGKTMGELEIRGPWVARAYYNDPEGDTQFTEDGWFRTGDIVTIDPLGYVQITDRVKDVIKSGGEWISSVALENALMAHPAVAEAAVVAVPHPKWLERPAAVVVLKEGQTATEEELRAHLADQFPKWWLPDYIVFGTEIPRTSTGKFLKSALREQLREQLRDQLAAAEAEQT